The Bos mutus isolate GX-2022 chromosome 7, NWIPB_WYAK_1.1, whole genome shotgun sequence genome window below encodes:
- the CXXC5 gene encoding CXXC-type zinc finger protein 5 isoform X1 produces MSSLSSGPQDTGGSSSSSSNGSSGSGPKAGVADKSAAVAAAAPTSVADDAPPPERRNKSGIISEPLNKSLRRSRPLSHYSSFGGSGGSGGGSMMGGESAEKAAAAAASLLANGHDLAAAMAVDKSNSTSKHKSSAVASLLSKAERATELAAEGQLTLQQFAQSTEMLKRVVQEHLPLMSEAGAGLPDMEAVAGAEALNGQSDFPYLGAFPINPGLFIMTPAGVFLAESALHMAGLAEYPMQGELASAISSGKKKRKRCGMCAPCRRRINCEQCSSCRNRKTGHQICKFRKCEELKKKPSAALEKVMLPTGAAFRWFQ; encoded by the coding sequence ATGTCGAGCCTCAGCAGTGGCCCCCAGGACaccggcggcagcagcagcagcagcagcaatggcagcAGTGGCAGTGGCCCAAAGGCAGGAGTGGCAGACAAGAGTGCGGCGGTGGCCGCTGCTGCGCCAACCTCGGTGGCGGATGACGCCCCACCCCCCGAGCGGCGGAACAAGAGCGGCATCATCAGTGAACCCCTCAACAAGAGCCTGCGCCGCTCCCGCCCCCTCTCCCACTACTCTTCGTTTGGGGGCAGCGGCGGCAGTGGCGGTGGCAGCATGATGGGCGGGGAGTCAGCTGAAAAGGCGGCCGCAGCCGCCGCCTCCCTGTTGGCCAACGGGCACGACCTGGCGGCGGCCATGGCTGTGGACAAAAGCAACTCTACCTCAAAGCACAAAAGCAGTGCTGTGGCCAGCCTGCTGAGCAAGGCGGAGCGCGCCACGGAGCTGGCGGCCGAGGGACAGCTGACGCTGCAGCAGTTTGCGCAGTCCACGGAGATGCTGAAGCGCGTGGTGCAGGAGCACCTACCGCTGATGAGCGAAGCGGGCGCCGGCCTGCCCGACATGGAGGCTGTGGCGGGTGCGGAAGCCCTCAACGGCCAGTCCGACTTCCCCTACCTGGGCGCCTTTCCCATCAACCCGGGCCTCTTCATCATGACCCCCGCGGGCGTGTTCCTGGCTGAGAGCGCGCTGCACATGGCCGGCCTGGCTGAGTACCCCATGCAGGGAGAGCTGGCCTCCGCCATCAGCTCAGGCAAGAAGAAGCGGAAACGCTGCGGCATGTGTGCGCCCTGCCGGCGGCGCATCAACTGTGAGCAGTGCAGCAGTTGTAGGAACCGAAAGACTGGCCATCAGATTTGCAAATTCAGAAAATGTGAGGAACTCAAAAAGAAGCCTTCCGCTGCTCTGGAG
- the CXXC5 gene encoding CXXC-type zinc finger protein 5 isoform X2 encodes MSSLSSGPQDTGGSSSSSSNGSSGSGPKAGVADKSAAVAAAAPTSVADDAPPPERRNKSGIISEPLNKSLRRSRPLSHYSSFGGSGGSGGGSMMGGESAEKAAAAAASLLANGHDLAAAMAVDKSNSTSKHKSSAVASLLSKAERATELAAEGQLTLQQFAQSTEMLKRVVQEHLPLMSEAGAGLPDMEAVAGAEALNGQSDFPYLGAFPINPGLFIMTPAGVFLAESALHMAGLAEYPMQGELASAISSGKKKRKRCGMCAPCRRRINCEQCSSCRNRKTGHQICKFRKCEELKKKPSAALEVTAP; translated from the coding sequence ATGTCGAGCCTCAGCAGTGGCCCCCAGGACaccggcggcagcagcagcagcagcagcaatggcagcAGTGGCAGTGGCCCAAAGGCAGGAGTGGCAGACAAGAGTGCGGCGGTGGCCGCTGCTGCGCCAACCTCGGTGGCGGATGACGCCCCACCCCCCGAGCGGCGGAACAAGAGCGGCATCATCAGTGAACCCCTCAACAAGAGCCTGCGCCGCTCCCGCCCCCTCTCCCACTACTCTTCGTTTGGGGGCAGCGGCGGCAGTGGCGGTGGCAGCATGATGGGCGGGGAGTCAGCTGAAAAGGCGGCCGCAGCCGCCGCCTCCCTGTTGGCCAACGGGCACGACCTGGCGGCGGCCATGGCTGTGGACAAAAGCAACTCTACCTCAAAGCACAAAAGCAGTGCTGTGGCCAGCCTGCTGAGCAAGGCGGAGCGCGCCACGGAGCTGGCGGCCGAGGGACAGCTGACGCTGCAGCAGTTTGCGCAGTCCACGGAGATGCTGAAGCGCGTGGTGCAGGAGCACCTACCGCTGATGAGCGAAGCGGGCGCCGGCCTGCCCGACATGGAGGCTGTGGCGGGTGCGGAAGCCCTCAACGGCCAGTCCGACTTCCCCTACCTGGGCGCCTTTCCCATCAACCCGGGCCTCTTCATCATGACCCCCGCGGGCGTGTTCCTGGCTGAGAGCGCGCTGCACATGGCCGGCCTGGCTGAGTACCCCATGCAGGGAGAGCTGGCCTCCGCCATCAGCTCAGGCAAGAAGAAGCGGAAACGCTGCGGCATGTGTGCGCCCTGCCGGCGGCGCATCAACTGTGAGCAGTGCAGCAGTTGTAGGAACCGAAAGACTGGCCATCAGATTTGCAAATTCAGAAAATGTGAGGAACTCAAAAAGAAGCCTTCCGCTGCTCTGGAGGTAACGGCGCCTTAG